A genomic window from Methanobrevibacter sp. TLL-48-HuF1 includes:
- a CDS encoding DNA repair exonuclease, with product MKFAHLADTHLGYRQFGLLEREKDFYEVFDKIIDKIIEEKVDFVIHSGDLFDSARPSPSALLAFQKGLLKLKGAGIPMYAIAGNHDVVNRNGAIPPQVLFKKFGLKLISTINTNYMHDDVFIAGLPFLPASQNKNLKSKLDELSKKAENHEKSILVLHQGIDKYFNLQYELEIGDIPDNFDYYALGHIHNYICDDFGKGKLVYPGSTETWNVNELIDLKKNGKGFIVVDLDGPKMNVKRIKMDIPREFIVKTIDYRNLGAEIDSIKNTIKDFDKQPILNLKINNIDSNIGEIYEFINRELGDLALMIRPTFNVLDREVDVNAIINDKNALGPKELLIDELKEYDSEDVNNLAIELYDLLSKNKTDESEDLVNQFFNEKYNIINDDSGDEITENKPEDDQVRFSGALQ from the coding sequence ATGAAATTTGCACATTTGGCAGATACTCATTTAGGTTATAGACAATTCGGCTTACTTGAGCGGGAAAAAGACTTTTATGAAGTATTTGATAAAATTATAGATAAAATAATCGAAGAAAAAGTTGATTTTGTAATACATAGTGGAGATTTGTTTGATTCAGCAAGACCATCACCATCTGCTCTTTTAGCTTTTCAAAAAGGTTTGCTTAAATTAAAAGGTGCAGGAATACCAATGTATGCTATTGCCGGAAATCATGATGTTGTAAATCGTAATGGAGCTATACCTCCTCAGGTATTATTTAAAAAATTTGGTTTAAAATTAATAAGCACAATTAATACGAATTATATGCATGATGATGTTTTTATTGCAGGATTGCCATTTCTTCCAGCTTCCCAAAACAAAAATCTTAAAAGCAAATTAGATGAATTGTCCAAAAAAGCAGAAAATCATGAAAAATCTATTCTTGTTTTACATCAGGGAATTGACAAATATTTCAATTTACAGTATGAATTGGAAATTGGAGATATTCCTGATAATTTTGATTATTATGCATTAGGCCATATTCATAATTATATTTGTGATGATTTTGGTAAAGGAAAACTGGTTTATCCTGGATCAACTGAAACATGGAATGTTAATGAGTTAATAGACCTTAAAAAGAATGGTAAAGGTTTTATTGTAGTGGACTTAGACGGACCAAAAATGAATGTTAAAAGAATTAAAATGGATATTCCTCGTGAATTCATTGTAAAAACTATTGATTATAGGAATTTAGGTGCTGAAATAGATTCTATTAAAAATACAATAAAAGACTTTGATAAACAGCCTATTTTAAATCTTAAAATCAACAACATTGATTCAAATATAGGGGAAATATATGAATTTATTAATAGGGAACTTGGTGATTTGGCATTAATGATCAGGCCTACATTTAATGTACTTGATAGGGAAGTGGATGTTAATGCTATTATTAATGATAAAAATGCTTTAGGTCCTAAAGAGCTTTTAATTGATGAATTAAAAGAGTATGATAGTGAAGATGTCAATAATTTAGCTATTGAATTATATGACTTGCTTTCAAAAAATAAAACAGATGAATCTGAGGATTTAGTTAATCAATTTTTCAATGAAAAATACAATATTATAAATGATGATTCTGGTGATGAAATAACTGAAAATAAACCTGAAGACGATCAGGTAAGATTTAGTGGGGCTCTTCAATGA